A window from Lepus europaeus isolate LE1 chromosome 20, mLepTim1.pri, whole genome shotgun sequence encodes these proteins:
- the SMIM7 gene encoding small integral membrane protein 7, with the protein MIGDILLFGTLLMNAGAVLNFKLKKRDTQGFAEESRDPSTGDNIREFLLSLRYFRIFIALWNIFMMFCMILLFGS; encoded by the exons ATGATCGGAGACATCCTGCTGTTCGG GACGCTGCTGATGAACGCCGGAGCGGTGCTCAACTTTAAACT GAAGAAGAGGGACACGCAGGGCTTCGCGGAGGAGTCGAGGGACCCCAGCACAG GTGACAACATCCGGGAGTTCCTGCTGAGCCTGCGCTACTTCCGCATCTTCATCGCCCTGTGGAATATCTTCATGATGTTCTGCATGATCCT GCTGTTCGGCTCCTGA